The Anguilla rostrata isolate EN2019 chromosome 2, ASM1855537v3, whole genome shotgun sequence genome contains the following window.
CGGACGGAACGCTGCGACACCTTCGACAGTTCCCCCCTCTGCAAGAGAAACTTCCGGATTCAGTCGCTGGAAGTCTGGGGGATTCAGAACTCTGCCGCCTTCTCCCCCGCCGCCTCAGTAGAAACAGGCTAGAACACCGCACGAACTGTATCTAGATGCGTTGGGTTTCCGTTGGTTTTTCCATTACATGTCAAGATTCAGTCcactcaaaatatattttgagggagattagaaaaaaaaaaatttaaatcatgaGTTTGAAAGTGCACAGTGAGCAATTTCCATACTTATTTTCTCTTGCCGTATGGAGAATGTAGTGTTATCAGAAGCAtatcttttttgtttggttgtgcCTCTGTAGAATAATGTATTACTGTAAACCATGTCGATATTTATGTTGGGTTGGGTTTTTAGAAGCTTTAAAATGGaagatcattttaaatgaatagtCATgctatgtacacacatatacagtatatatatatatattatatatatatatatataatgtatatatatgtctCACAATATATCCCCACGGGCTCGGCTACTAGTGTTTGATATGTCTTTCCTAAGGCCCGGCAATGCATTTCTGTCccctgttctgttctgcaggTGATAAGTCTATATATataagaaccatatattctgctgcactgaaacctacactacaagggactttcagtaagaaagaaaataaatattattttttgaaaatattccattgcaatgtgtttttgtcaaaaaaatgtcaaaaattaaaatgttttttcatactTTAACCTTTAACATTAGTAATTGCACTCAAAACAAAATCCACTTAAAATCTCATCACAACCATTTCATAGACTGTGCCTCATACGGGTCAGTAGAGGCATGCCAAAGATTTTGGCTGATCCGCCGAATAATGGAATTCATGAAAGAACATTGCATTGCAATTTAAACTGAGAAAAACAGATGGTTGGTTGGGTCCATAGAGCAGTGTTTGAATGGTTAGCTGCAACAcgataaatagaaataaatatttaagaacACATACCAAGGTacttaattgtgtgtgtgtgttttttttttcactcaacCAGTAGTAATGTACGCAGCACTTTTCGCTAGCAAACAAACCTGAATGAAGCGGGGGAATTCAGCTACTGCGCATGTCCTCAGCGCTATCGCCTAGAAACTGACCCAAACAAAACGTTCCTCTATGCTACTTCGAAGTTAGAAGTGCTTGAAAAGCTTTTCAAGAAAATTGCCCTACTAGGTGGATAAATCGTTGACGGTGAGCGTTTTGTTGAGGACAGAAAATCATGGCTGGAGACACACAAGAAGTTCCGAAGCTTGAACTGGAATCAGTCATCGGGTTTAATGGTAACTATATTTCGTGTACCTTAAATGTACATGCGATCTCCCTAACTCGAAGTACATAGGGTAGCTACATACTGTGCGTTAGTTTGCTTAATACGTTCACAGAGGCTGTGTAAAATGAGCTTACTTTGCTGTTTTTTCAGTGACGCAGGGATTTTATTTGATGTCTGTATGATGAAATGTCACTTGGAATATAAATGCTGATTATATTTCCTAGAAAGCTTTACCTAATTTTAAAATCCACAAAGAATAATCGCAGATAGTTTGCATATCTAGTTCATCagcattatttgttttaaactaTGTTGGCAACATAcagataaatgcaaaaatattgggaCATTGACAGCAATAAATAGGTGGCACGATATTATAACTTGAAGTCACATTAGTCTAACCCAATAGATACATAATGCTATATTGCTGAAAACTTCATCATGTCTATTTCAAAATTATCGAACACACGCTTACCTCTACTCAAGGccatccttgtttttttgttgttgttgttttttgttttgtttataggACACGTGTTTTCTGGTCTGAGAGTGCATCCAGACAAAGAACACCTCATTTACCCCTTGGGATGCACGGTCATTCTGAAGAGtctcaaacacagcaaacaagAGTTCCTGCAAGGACACACCAACAACGTGTCCTGTATCACTGTGTCCAAAAGTGGTAAATATGTCGCCTCTGGACAGGTCACCTTCATGGGCTTCAAGGTAAATATCCGTAGGCAACAATGACAACAATTAAAGCCATTTCAGAGTAAGCTGTCTTCCTTGTATCCATATTTTAatgctgtaatttttttaacaaatgtatttctgtCTTTGAGGACTGGTACTGTAAGCCTTTCCCCTTGTCGACATTGCCGATTATGGGCAATGTGAGATTTGGGAAACAAAAGATTGCAAATTGCAAGCGCATTGTCATCATATTAATTATGTGTGTCTGCTGACAGTGCACGGTAAATGACAAAGAACAGagtctgaaatgtttttctcccaATGCGTGTAAATGTACATCGCTTTTTTATTTGGTGTTAATACCTTTACAGACCATGGgtgcaaaaatatttcagtgggCAGACTCTGTTCTTTGTCCTTTGCTTTCTCTGCTCAGCGCCCCGATGACTCCCGTATCAACACTCAGCGGCTACGCTATATTTATCGCTGCAGGCTGACATCATTATCTGGGATTACTCCAAGAGGGCGATCTATGCCAGAATGCAGCTGCACAAAGCCAAAGTGGAGGACCTGGCCTTTTCCCCTAACGACAAGTACCTGGTGTCACTGGGTGGGCAGGATGATGGCAGGTAACCGGTTTCCCCTGGAGCTTCTCAAAGAGGGAGACAATTTTACCTCACCTGATTTTCATCTAGCGTTTTCATCCCATTTGGGTAATATTTCGAAATGCAATACACTGtgtgttcagtttaaaaaaaaaaaagagtttattATCAGTGTACAGGGAACGCTTGTGGTCTGTAAAACATGTGCAGGGTGGATACGGTGGTTTAGCACACTGCTGCGGTAAATTCGAGCTCTTAGCAAATGACAGcctgcacgcgtgtgtgtgtgtgttccagtaTCGTGGTGTGGAACATCGAGACGAAAGAGGCCATCTGTGGGAGTCCGGCTTCGGCGCACAGCGCCGGTCACTGTCACACCATAGAGTTCTCCAACCAGAGTGACGACATCTTTGTGTCTGCTGGGAAGTAAGTCTATGGTTGATGCGAAaggtaaaatggactgcatttgtatagcgcttttatccaaagcgctttacaattgatgcctctcattcaccaattcacacacacaccaacggtgaaaggctgccatgcaaggtaccaatcagctcgctGGGAGCAAtcaggggttaggtgtcttgctcagggacgctttgacacgcccagggtgggggatcgaaccggcaaccctccaactgccagacaaccgctcttacctcctgagctatgtgaGGTTAATTTGTAATGTTATCTGCGCTGTTAATACTGTTCAATTAGAGGTGTAGTGCCATGTGTGGGGATAGGGGATGGTCTGTAGTGCTGTGTGACCTGTCagtttgtctctttctctggaGTCAGTAGCTTGAGTGATTGCTCTTCTGCAGATTCACAGATGTGTGCTTTTCGCATGCCAGATAATGACTACTGTGAAAACCTGTccaacagggttttttttgcaggtcacatttacatttttgtttgctgtattttaaatcaagtattaattaaccaattaataTAGCTAGTTGCCGCTATTTCACAAGCAAGAATTTTATCCCTAATGTAGCAGTAAATAGgatgcattaaaaacagattGTGAAAAAGGTCTATGGGCCTATAGCTTCTTCTTGTCTTCTAAACTAGATGCATTAGTTTCCAGCCATCGGTATGGGAGCACAAGTTAGTCTAAATATAAGCAGCTTCAATTTTTGTCTTATGTCACCTTGAATGTTTCTTCCTGGATGACTTAATTAGAACCCCAACACACCGAGAAATCTCAGCAGGACTTTGctgacacagtcacagtcatttTTGGCCATTGGTACTGATGCTGCAGTGGCTCACACCTGCACCCTGTCCCCATGCAGCGGGACACTCCGAGTTTGGGAGCTCGATCTCCCCAACAGGAAGGTCCGCCCTACGGAATGCCAGATGGGACAGCTGAAGAGGATAGTGAAATGCATCGAGGTGAGGCCTTCACCTGTTTTTATGCAGTCTGTGGGCCTTCCTCCAAGGTGCAGGCGGCCTGCTGACACGTTTCCTGTCTGAGTGACTTACGCTTCCTGAAACTGGTTGGAGGTACAACCATAGAACGTCAAAGGTGCCCTGCACCCTGCTGGGAAGGGAAGAAAGCATGCTAAGGATATCAGCTGCGAAACACAAGCTAGGGGATTTTGTTAGAAAAGTTATCCTGAGTGAGTCCTGTGGGGTTTCTTCACCATGTTACAGATCCCAGAAGATGACAGTTTCTTCTACTGTGGCACCACCAGCGGAGATGTGTTGAAAGTGAACCTGAAGACCAAGCTTCTCAACAGCTGTGGACCGACGAAACAGAAGTTCAGCAAGGTGAGCCAAACCACGAAATAGCACACACCACTGTTTTACCATAATAAAATTAAGTAATTATGATCATTGTTTCCATATCAAATTTTATTGAACACTATTGtaaatgtttcatgtttcaaatatttatgttccttaacactgtgattgacaggcttaGAATACTGTGGATGAGTCCTACACTGGAAACCTGTGTTAGGAAATCTTTTGGTAGTGACTAAATTTGATTGGGTAATGACAAAATTTTGAGTATGGATATAAATCATCTTTTATTCTCAATTTACTTCAGAACAATTGTGCaaaacatggtttaaaaaaaatataaaaaatgaaaaataaatctcctTTTTGCGTTTTTCTGCATATGCACGTTTGCACTACGTTTACTTGGAGCGTATGGCTGGGCTGACAAAAGGGGATTGCATGGTGTGTACTTCCTGAGCAGCACGAGCCAATGAAAACACTCGCCTGCTGTGTTCTTAATCCGCCTCAGCGAGAAAatcgaattaaaaaaaaaaaaaacatttcctcaaACCTTGATGAAAATATGATACATCGAATATGGATTTGATTTTCCTGTGAAGGCAgtcatctgcaaaaaaaaaaaaaaaaaaaaaggcattgttGTTACTTTTCGTCGCTGTTCCTGAACAGCGAGCGCGAGCTGCAGCGACTGCTCTTCCCTCCGCAGGGGGTGAACAGCCTGAAGGCGCTGAAGACGGGGGACGTGCTCGTGGGCTCGGGGGACGGCACCTTCTCCCTCTGCTCCGGGCCCAATTTTAAGGCGGTCAAGTGAGTTCGGGGGGGGGCCGCCGAGAGACTGGTTTCAACAAGACcgggtcaaaacctagtatatggctggacctgacacacgtgatccggccgaccaatggcgtagcttcatcactcagtcactcagtcactcagtcagtcacagacattcgcgtttgtagggctggcccccgctgttgcggtccagccaataaaAAAAGGCGTCGGTCGCTTTTACGGAAGCTTCCACGCTGTTAATTAACGCGTTGTTGTCGCCGTGTCTCTGCTCTGCCTGGCCCTGCCTGCTttactccgccccccccccccgtgcgtgtgcgtgtgcgtgtgtgtccgacAGGAAGGTCCAGCTGGAGGGGGGCGTGACCTCCATCGCTCTGCGCGGCGAGGGCCACCAGCTGTTCGTCGGAACGGAGGCCGCGCAGATCTACCGCTTCGGCTACGCCGACTTCAGGGAGGAGCTCGTCGCCACCAGCCACGACAGCGCCGTCAACGACCTGGCCTTCCCTTTGTGAGTGACACACGTGACAGACTATACACAGAATCTATACAACCTGTGAGCACAGTATCAGTATGCAGGAAGAATGCCTAACATACGCTACACAGCTAACAGTCAGTGCTGGATCCATCTCCCTCGCTGTCTCGTTCTGTGTTTGTATCGCTGTTCTGTTGAACTTTTGCTCTCGTTCCAAGCTGTTCCCTGCTGGGTGTTGCGCAAagtactgtatgtgcgtgtgtgcacaatAATATTCTCAGCACCTGTTGCAGTCATTATATTATCATCCACTAGAGGGTACTACTTCCATTATGAATATGCTTGAAATGGTTTCATGAAGAATATTTACTCGTCAAAATTTCTAACATAAGCTCCACTTACTGGTGATACTCTGCACTCAGtagtccctccctctctccctccctctgtctgtctttccctgtctctctctctctctctcaccctctcttactctctctctctcaccccctctcttactctctcactctcacccccccctctccctctctctcaccctctcttactctctctctcttttttactctctctccctccctctctctctccctctccctctccccctctctctctctctccctctctctctctctctctctctcagcgagTGCTCCGAGCTCTTTGCCACCTGCTCCCTGGGTGGGATCAGGGTGTGGCACGCCGAAACGTCCAAGGAGCTGCTGCGCATCAAGGTGCCCAACATGACGTGCAACGCCGTGGAGTTCATGAGGGATGGCAGGAGCATCATCAGCGGTAGGGCATTGGCATTGTTGGGCTgattggcctgttctcgtcattatgttatgctttgttatgttatgttatgttatgttatgttttgttttgttatgttttgttatgttatgttatgttatgttttgttatgttatgttatgttatgttatgttatgttatgttatgttatgttatgttatgttatgttatgttatgttatgttatgttaagtgAAATTGTTGTGTTCATGTACATCCTGTTTTCTTCTTGTTCCAGCGTGGAATGATGGGAACATCCGGGTGTTCACTCCGGAGAGCGGCAGGCTGAGCCTGATCATTCACAACGCCCACAGCATGGGCGTCACCGCCATCGCGGGCACCACGGACTGCGGCAGGATCCTCAgcggtggaggggaggggcaggtaaAACCCCTCCAAACGCGGAACATTAAAGAACCTCGGCACAGCTGTTTTTGGTGCTGTCCATTGCATCTCCCTGTgcctgcgtgggtttcctccgggtactccggttttcCTCCCAGAATCAGATCAAGCTACATGCAGATCAAGCTACTGGGTGTTGCTGTGATTCAGCATGCATGCTCGGTCAACCGAccttgtataaataaaggttaatatttaaataaatacatttgaaatgtattattatatttctatagtaatatttaacattttgtagtagtagtagggtTACTCATGGTGGGTGTTGAGGAGCAGGGTCACCACTGATAATATATAGCACTGAATGCATAATACCAGTTATCAGCAATGGccagcacccacctgggtgatgacTGTATGTACGCAGCTGGAGCATAGGTGAGAATCGCAGGTGTGATTCACTGACACCACTGTACACTACCTGTACACTGCCTGTGCACTGCCTGTATACTGCCTGTACACTGCCTGTGCACTGCCTGTGCACTGCCTGTGCACTGCCTGTGCACTGCCTGTACACTGCCTGTGCACTGCCTGTGCACTGCCTGTACACTGCCTGTGCACTGCCTGTGCACTGCCTGTATACTGCCTACACACTGACTGTGCACTGCCTGTGCACTGCCTGTACACTGACTGTGCACTGCCTGTGCACTGACTGTACACTGCCTGTGCACTGCCTGTACACTGACGGTACACTGCCTGTGCACTGCCTGTACACTGCCTGTGCACTGCCTGTAACTGACCCCCCCACTTCTGCATTCTCATGTGCAGGTGAGGATGTGGCAGATCCAGCAGGGCACTCACAGACTCATTGAGACCATGAAGGAGCACAAGGCCACAGTCACCTGCATCAAGGTCAAGAGCAACAACAAGGAGTGCGTCACGGCCAGCTCGGACGGAGCGTGCATCATCTGGGACCTGGTGTGAGTcgagcgcacgcacgcgcacacacacatgcacacacgcacacacacacacgcacacacacacacacacacacgcacacatacacacacagacacgcacacacacgtgcacacatacacacacagacacacgcacacgcacacgcacacgcacacacacacacgcacacgcgcacacatacgcacacgcacacacgcacacacacacacgtgcatgcacacgcacacatgcacacgcacgtgcgcacacacacacgtgcgcgcacacacagacacacacacacacggacacacacacagactcacatacacacacagacacacacacgcacacacacagacacacacacagacacgcacatgcacgcacgcacacgcacgcacgcacgcacacacacacacgcgcacacacacgcacacacacagacacgcacacgcacgcacgcacacacacacacacacacacacgcgcacacacacagacacacacacacacacacatgccccacGTCACGCTCGCCTTCCCTCTCACGCTGCCCCATTGTTATTTATACAATGGCTTCATAAAGAAAGTGTCAATCAAACTGCCTTCAGGCACTTCATTTGAAACCATtaatttaaccctttagacaccagGTAAATCCCTGTACATGTACATTACTGACAGTTATGTTTTTCGCTAATGCCAAGAACACAATTATGGTTTCTCATGGCTGTATATTTTGGTAGCCTGTTTTGTTAgaaattctcagggatctgcaggaatgttttcatgttttttcctgCATCTGAGGAGTGAAAGAATTTTGGAAAGATATCTGAAAGGAAAGATATATCCGGGTCTAGtgtccacccctccacctcagcacatctcccttttcccttttcctcgGCTCTCTCATGCTCATCCCAGGCGTTTTGTGAGGAACCAAATGGTCCTGGCCAACACTCTGTTCAAAAGCGTCTGCTACCACCCGGAGGAGTACCAGATCATCACCAGCGGCACCGACAGGAAGGTGGGGCTCTGAGACTCACGCACCTCACACACGTTTATCACACAAtgcctctcttccctctcctcctttgtGTTACCCTACACCGATCGCCTTATGATGCTTCCCACTGACCGCGTTGGGCATTTACACCCACACCGtgagctgaccagaggaggacgggccccccccccccccttgagtCTGGCTCCTTCCAAGGTTCCTTCCTTTCTGTTACCGGGGagtttttcattacattacattacattataggcatttagctgacgctcttatccagagcgacttacaacagtgtaaccaaactcaggatcaagtccacttaagtccattgaataaaatgcagataaaagcctttattatagtagcatacagtaaggaaaaacaagatagtctgaaccagtCTGCCACCGTTGCCTTAGAATTACTCCTGTgcgggtttaggccagggttgtttGTGAAGTGTATTGCGACAATTTGCTTGTGAAATGCGCAATATAAATGAATTTCGATTAgattttttgattttgattcGACGCTCCTTCCAGCGGACGAGAATTGGGCCAAGTCCTTAGCCAAGGCCGAGCAAAACACAGTCGCGCCGTAGACCCGATAATTGATTCTTCTGCCGGTCGGCTTAATTCAGCAGCgcataaatgtgaaataacagGTCTGTGGTGGTCGAAGACggagggaaaggagagcagCTTGTATCTGTGGCTGCAGAGCTTTGTGAAGGTGGTAACGTGTGCGTATGACTGCACTGGACCAGATTCACAGAGCCTCAGCTCTATTTCCCAGGCACCGTGCGTTTCTCTGCATTGCCGGGGCTGGGTATTTTTCCTTATCGATGTTATGATTCAGAGTGCGAGGCGACAGATCATCCCCGCCGATGCTGGCGTAATGGAGCGTGCCAGAAGGAGGATGGGATGTTTGATGAGCAGGTGCTGCATGGGCTGGCTGGACGCTCGGGGGGGTTGCGGACGGGGGTAGGGCCAGACTAgcaatctcccccccccccccccccccatcttttgCGCCGCCTTCCCGCGGACgcagccgcgccgcgccgcccaAAGCGCGGGAGCGAGCCAAAAAAACGCCATCTGCTCGCTCAAGGCACGTCCGCGCGAGTCGAGTCTGGCTCGGGACACACAATCCCGCCGCAATTAAACTCACATCGAGCGGACCCCggcgcccccgccgcccccgtaCGCCGTCCGCCCGCCATGGAGATATCCTCCGTTAGCCGGGGCAGCCGTTTGGCATGCCTttttagccccgcccccgcccgcgcTCGTGCAAACTGCCTGACGCGCCGTGTGTAGAAGCTGgtaataaatggtaaatggcctgcgtttatatagtgcttttatccaaagcactttacaattggtgcctctcattcacccattcacacacacactcacacacaccaacggtgaaaggctgccatgcaaggtaccaatcagctcgttgggagcagttaggagttgggtgtcttgctcggGGACACGTTGACACgccccagggtgggggatcgaactggcaaccctccgactgccagacaaacgctcttacctcctgagctatgtcgccgcAGCTCGCACCAGGCAGTTAGCGGTTAGTGTTTCTGCGACGGCTGTGCTTCCGCCTCTTTTTGGTCTGCGAGCCGGCTGGCTGTCCCCCCTAAAAACGTCACCTCGGGTCTGTCTGCCGAAACGTTAACAAGAGAGAGGCGCGTCGCACTTCCGCGTTTAACCTTGCTACTGCACACGTAGGCCTACCCGTGGCGCgcctctgactgactgacaaaaaacattgttttcaaaaaccgtgTCAATTTCCTCCCTGAGAGGCCCAATTAAGGAAAAGAGAGGATTGTTAATACGTGAGCGGCTCGTAAGTGGATTAGGACAGCAGCTGCATCGCTATGCAAAGACGGAATAAATGGAAATGGCCCAGAATGAAaagagagagttttttttttattaaccgGGATAGCCTTCGATTTGACTGTGAGTCGAAATCCTCGGTGGCACTAATGTATTACTCTGAGAAGCAGGCAATTCGACTCTGAAGCCGGGAGAAAACCTTGTAAATTTTTTGTAATAATGGACTTTTGAAAAACTACACGAGGCCAAACAGAAGCTGCTTTACCCTGGAAATTAGCGACAGTGGCCGGGCCGAAAAGAGGGCAATTGTAGCACCTGACACGAAACTGCCCCCCGATGCGAAGCCGGGCGCTGGCTGTAATTAATTTCTGATTGCCTCGGGGACCCTGGCGGGACGGCGGGCGGGACGGCAGGAAGCGGCAGAGcgcgggcgagcgggcgagcgggtGGGTTTCGGCGAAGGCTCTAATGAGGCCGCCGCGGCCGCGTAGGGACACGGGGATGAGATCGCGACTGCGGCTGCGGTGCTCCGtggaccccccgccccccggaccccccagaaggaatgtgctgtaatgtaatgagctgCCTTCCTTTCCTGGGGCTCGTCTCTCTGtttatcccccctcccctctacacacacacacacacaaaaacagtggTACGAACCCAAACTTAGAAACAGAAATGGTGCATTTGTTGTTGACTAgattttaactttaattttattaacattatGAGGTCTTGCCGCATTATGTATTTTGACTGTGCTCAGAATAATGTGCGCATCGGTAAGAGGGAGTGGCGCTTAGGtttgccatttttgtatttcGTAAAGGTCATtatcaaaaaatgaatgctCGGTCTGTGAGTCAGATTGCAGTTTTATCATTTGTATCtgtttctgtattctgtatgCCAGAGTAATGCATCAGTGACACAGAATTTAAACTCGGTTATGGGGGCGATTCCCGTAGAACACTCTTCCTAATAAAACCCCGCTCTGTCTCTGCATAGTGAGGCGGTTTCAGGTCCTAATCCACTTACGGGCTGCTCACATATTAATaatccccttttttttccttaactGAGCCTCTCGGGGGGGGAGGAAGTGACACGCTTTTCAAAACAGTCGTCTGTGTACATGCTTCAAATAACGATTTCCAGCGCGTGCGCTTGAGCCAAAGAGCTGTCGGAGTCGGTGAGAACTTGGCAGAGCGAGGCGGCAAATTGAAGCGTATGAAATATGGCCGCATGAAACATAAAGAGTATTGGCCTTGTGTCAGTGAAGAGaagcctgtatgtgtgtgggtgtttgtgtacatacagtatatgtactgtatacacacacacacagacatacaaatcCCTGTCACATTATTTCTAGTCCTCTCAGAACGTATGGTGCCTTCAGAGAGCTAATGGAATtgatatcaataaataataactgtTTCATAAAATGACAGTATGTTCTGTATGACCATGCTTTATACAGTGTTTGAACTAAGatctaatacatatatatatatgaattgaaatgaaataaaatgtgatctGCTGGTCTCCCAGAGGGTGTAGTCAGCACAGTCAAGGCTGTTTCACATCAGACAAATCTTGGGTAACCTTGGAACGTGCAAGCCGAAACGTGCTTGGGGCACGGCTTCCTACCATTCACGTACAAAATGATAACTGTTGTCCCGAGGTCTGTTTCAATGCTTCAGTGTTCTGTGCAGTCCGCTACGCTcccgacacacacaccccggTGCAGTGTGTTTCCACGCACCTTCGTTGTTTGTAGTGAACTTGTAATAACAGGAAAAGTCCCTCAGTTGCTAAGGCGATTGTGATATAAAATGTACGATATAAAACGAGTGCCGTGCTATAAATAGCCGCAAATAGCgaaatgactttttttggaTGCTCGAGCTGGCGAGAGACGTCTGCCAGCCCTTGGGATTAGCTCTCACTTAAGAGATATCGGTGCCTTTTTAACCGCTGCGTATTCCTGCTCCGTGAACTTTTCGCGGTTGCAGTTCGCGTGCTGCGTTGGACTGAAGGCGGAGGTATGAAAAGGCGCAGAGGAGCTGGACGCTTTCCACGCGGTAGCGGTCTCAGTCCCTGGTGTTCTGCAGCTAATAATCATTTAAAGCTTTTATTTGTGTGCCAAGCCTGAGTCATACAAGCGGGCAAATGTTTGAATGGAAGCAATTTTGTTCAATCAGATGTAACTGATAATTAATTACTGATAATTAATTGTTGTAATACTTGTGGAGCTATTGAAATGTATAGAGTACTGAAAAGTTCAGTAcctaaaatgttatattagttATAGACATGTTATATTTTGGGCAATAGTAAAATGCTCTTGCAACCCAATGTGAGTTGAATTATCACGCAGGTGAAAACAATGCAATAGATCTTTTTTTCAGTAACTGCTGTCTTCTCCTGAACAGATCGGGTATTGGGAAGTGTA
Protein-coding sequences here:
- the cfap52 gene encoding cilia- and flagella-associated protein 52, with the protein product MAGDTQEVPKLELESVIGFNGHVFSGLRVHPDKEHLIYPLGCTVILKSLKHSKQEFLQGHTNNVSCITVSKSGKYVASGQVTFMGFKADIIIWDYSKRAIYARMQLHKAKVEDLAFSPNDKYLVSLGGQDDGSIVVWNIETKEAICGSPASAHSAGHCHTIEFSNQSDDIFVSAGNGTLRVWELDLPNRKVRPTECQMGQLKRIVKCIEIPEDDSFFYCGTTSGDVLKVNLKTKLLNSCGPTKQKFSKGVNSLKALKTGDVLVGSGDGTFSLCSGPNFKAVKKVQLEGGVTSIALRGEGHQLFVGTEAAQIYRFGYADFREELVATSHDSAVNDLAFPFECSELFATCSLGGIRVWHAETSKELLRIKVPNMTCNAVEFMRDGRSIISAWNDGNIRVFTPESGRLSLIIHNAHSMGVTAIAGTTDCGRILSGGGEGQVRMWQIQQGTHRLIETMKEHKATVTCIKVKSNNKECVTASSDGACIIWDLVRFVRNQMVLANTLFKSVCYHPEEYQIITSGTDRKIGYWEVYDGSPIRELEGSLSGSINGMHISPDGNHFVTGGDEKLVKVWGYAEGEVTHVGVGHSGNITSVRICPHSKCIISSSADGAILRWRYPHPS